Within the Natranaeroarchaeum sulfidigenes genome, the region GAGCAGCGCATCGACCGAATCGACGTATTCTGCACAGCGCCCGGGCTCGTCAGCGTCGACCGCCTTGATCGTGGTCGCCGGGACCTGTTCAGTTACTGCCGCGGCCTCCGCGGGCGACAGGTCGCCGTGGAGCTGGACGGTGTCCGGCTGGACGCGCTCGGCGAGTTCCACCGCCTGCTCCGCGCTCTCGGGCATCGTCACGAGCACCGTCGAGGCAAAGGGCGGGACGGAAGCGATGAGTTCGGCGGCGCGGTCGACGGTCAGCTCCCGGGGGGTGTCGACCGGCACGTCGACGATGAAGCCGAGCGCATCAGCGCCGGCGTCGACGACCGTTTCGACGTCTCGCTCGCTCGTCAGCCCGCAGATCTTGACCCGCGTCATACGCCCGTCCGTAGCTGTTCGAGTTTGTCGGCGGCCGCACCGGAGGTGATCGCCTCGCGAGCGGCATCGACACCGGCTTCGAGCGAATCGGCCTCGCCTGCGATGTAGATCGCTGCGCCCGCGTTCGCGAGGATGATATCGCGTTTCGCTCCATCGACATCGCCCTCGACTATCCCGCGCATGTCGGTGGCGTTCTCGCTCGGCGTGCCGCCCGAGACGGCCTCGATCGGATGGACGTCCAGTCCGAGATCGGCGGGCGTCAGCGTGTACTCCGTGATCTCGTCGCCGGAAACCTCCGCGACGGTCGTCTCGTCGTGAACCGTGATCTCGTCCATCCCCGCGCCATGGACGACGAGCGCGCGCTCGACATCCATCTGCGCGAGCGCCCGGGCGAGTACCGGTACGAGGTCGGGATCGTAGACCCCGACGATCTGTGCGTCCGCTCCGGCCGGATTCGTCAGCGGCCCGAGCACGTTGAAGACCGTTCGCATCCCGAGTTCCTTGCGCGGACCGATCACGGCCTTCATCGCCGGGTGGAACACCGGCGCGAGCATGAAGCCGATCCCGTCGGTCTCGATGGCCCCCTCGACCGCCGAGGGCTCGGCCTCGACGTCGACGCCGACCTCCTCTAACACGTCCGCACTGCCCGAGTTCGAGGAGACCGAGTAATTGCCGTGCTTGGCGACGGGAACGCCCGCCCCGCTGGCGACGATTGCGCTCGTCGTCGAGACGTTGATCGTGTCGTAGTCGTCGCCGCCCGTGCCGCAGGTGTCGACCAGCGGCGTCCGGTCAGGCGTGATCGTCCGCGCGGCGTCGCGCATCCCCTCAGCGAAGCCCGCGATCTCGGTCTCGGTCTCGCCTTTCGCCCGGAGCGCGGTCAGCAGCGCCCCGATCTGTGCCTCTGTGGCATCCTCGAACACGGCGCTTGCGGCCTGCCGTGCCTCTGCCTGTGTCAGGTCCTCGCCCTCGGTCACGCGTTCGATATAATCTTGCATTAGAGACCACCAATGAACTGTTTAGTCTTACAATGTACAAATTCGTACACTAACTTAAGCGTGTCGCACGGCTTGCGTGTGGGGAACCCGCAACCGGCGGCCGAATCCGAAACCTTCAATTGTATCCCCGGGATATCTGTGAGTGCAGAGCAAAGCGCACCAGACCGGGTTTGTGGTCTAGTCTGGTTATGACACCTCCTTGACATGGAGGAGGCCGGCAGTTCAAATCTGCCCAAACCCACTTCAATTCTCGCGCCGCTCACTTGCGAGCGGCGTGTGTTTGAGTAACGTGCGGGCAGTTTGAACGAGACGAGTCGCGCGCAGCGTAGCGAGCACGTCTCGCCGTAGTTCACAATCTGCCCAAACCCACTGTTCCGAACGCTACACGACGAGCGAAGCGAGTCAAAACACCACGGCCACAGCCCCGTGGAGCAGATGGAGCGCTCGTGGGACTTGACGTCACATCTCAACAGTTCCAGCGACCGGCATCCTGCTCGATTGGTATGTAATATTGTGAACAATATTGCAATATAACATAGTATACACTCACTCATCGTCACCTGCTGCAACGAGAGCAGTTGAAACGGCCCCCTTCGACACTACCCGATACGACTGCGCTACTGGTACTCCTGTAGCGTCGCCTGCCGCATTCCCTCTGTCTCCCCGCTTAGCACGAACGGAACGAGCACCGAGATCCCATTGATCACGAGAATCAGCAAGATCGGCGCGAGAAAGAGCCCATAGAAGCCGAAGACGACCGGCCCGACGACGTAGGCGACGAGCAACATCCCGGTGTGGGTCGCGTCGCCGCTGATGTGTGCACGAATAAAGAAATCGGGTATGAAGTCGACGACGACGGCACTGGCGACCAGCAGGCCTGCGACCGGGACGAGCAAGGAGAGATCGCCGGTCGACCACGCGGTCGCAGCGAGCAGACCGACCACGGGGATGTAGACGAGTTTGATCCCGACAACAGGGATCAGGCTCCCGATCCCGGCCAGTGCAGCGATGAGGCCCGGATAGGGGACAGCCACCGCCGCGGGCGCGAGCAGGTTGTACGTGTAGAACGTGATGACACCGGCGATCGCGGTGACGAACACGTTCACGATGTTGCCAAAGAGGGTCATCGAGAGCTCGGGGTCGACGGCGCGGACGTACCGCCGGGCAACACCGGACTCGTCGTAGGTCGCCAGCAGCCACTCGACGAGCCGCGGGCCGTCAACGAGCATGTAGTACGTCAGTACGACGAGCACGAGGAACTGGACGAGCGCGCCGCTGACGAGCCCGACGACCTCTAGCAGGTTCGCCAGAAGAACGCCTGCCGAGTCGGGGGTAACGGCGTCAGTCACCAGCGACTGGAGTTCGGCGAGATCCAGCTCTGCGA harbors:
- the trpD gene encoding anthranilate phosphoribosyltransferase gives rise to the protein MQDYIERVTEGEDLTQAEARQAASAVFEDATEAQIGALLTALRAKGETETEIAGFAEGMRDAARTITPDRTPLVDTCGTGGDDYDTINVSTTSAIVASGAGVPVAKHGNYSVSSNSGSADVLEEVGVDVEAEPSAVEGAIETDGIGFMLAPVFHPAMKAVIGPRKELGMRTVFNVLGPLTNPAGADAQIVGVYDPDLVPVLARALAQMDVERALVVHGAGMDEITVHDETTVAEVSGDEITEYTLTPADLGLDVHPIEAVSGGTPSENATDMRGIVEGDVDGAKRDIILANAGAAIYIAGEADSLEAGVDAAREAITSGAAADKLEQLRTGV
- a CDS encoding AI-2E family transporter gives rise to the protein MKIERMEYDHAVGRRLLVGAFLAVLFALVAYIAYSFLAVLVFAVFLYYAVRPIHRSLVRFGLPRRIRAGLSIVLFGIPFVLLLGYTLAVVAIEIQELLDVYDVEATYVDQLLEGTDLAELDLAELQSLVTDAVTPDSAGVLLANLLEVVGLVSGALVQFLVLVVLTYYMLVDGPRLVEWLLATYDESGVARRYVRAVDPELSMTLFGNIVNVFVTAIAGVITFYTYNLLAPAAVAVPYPGLIAALAGIGSLIPVVGIKLVYIPVVGLLAATAWSTGDLSLLVPVAGLLVASAVVVDFIPDFFIRAHISGDATHTGMLLVAYVVGPVVFGFYGLFLAPILLILVINGISVLVPFVLSGETEGMRQATLQEYQ
- a CDS encoding phosphoribosylanthranilate isomerase codes for the protein MTRVKICGLTSERDVETVVDAGADALGFIVDVPVDTPRELTVDRAAELIASVPPFASTVLVTMPESAEQAVELAERVQPDTVQLHGDLSPAEAAAVTEQVPATTIKAVDADEPGRCAEYVDSVDALLVDSADGEGGGGTGETHDWERTAAVTADLDAPVILAGGLTPENVAAAVKTVAPYGVDVASGVEREPAEADGSRKDTDAVVRFVANANTTSEATIA